GCTATGTAAGGAGGctcatcttctttcttttcttcagtgtcttcatcatctttctCTTCAGgttgtttcaaaatcaCATCTAAATCTTTATGTGCATTATTTACCATTTGAAGTAAATCATCGAACggttcattattatctttgtCAGGAtagatatttttcaaatgagGTACCATTCGAGTTTCAactattttcaatgaattaacgttattatcaatattattattattattatcgtcAATAGTATTATCGTTAATATTGTTacaatttttgtttttatttttcttaccTATTTTGGAACtactatttattttactAGAGGCACTTCtttttgatgatttattactaatattcttattgattttaaatGGTAGTGCAATACTATCAGGTAGATATTCGATGTTGGGGTCCATacttaattcttcaaattttttcaatattgatGGATCTTGTTGATCATTAGGTAATAATGTTTGATTATTCAATACCGCTAAGGGCTGATTTGAGAAGGTTTTAGAATGTTTGGAACGTGCATGGTTGACCATTCCTTGGGCCGTTGTAAAACCTCTTCTTCCACATATTGCGCATGTTATAATGACGAGAATACCGTCGtatcttttaaaaattgcttcattgttttcattCTTGCCCACCATACCACTACAACTTGAGATTGTAGTTGGTGCAGTAGactttttcttcatattaAGAATAGCTGTGTTCTTCGGTGTTATACCTTTCCCATCGATTACGTTATCTGTATAATTCCTTCCAAATGATTTTAGGTTTGTATTAGAAGTAGAACTTGACCTTGGGGTTGCTTCTAACAGAGAGAgatctaataatttaccaTGACTTTTACTTCGTGTATGATAGGGATGAGATTGAACATTTGTCCCAGTAGACAATGGGGgtctattattattattattattattgttatttgcAGTTGACATGGACATTGATAATCCGGAGGAAGATCTAGGTAcaaaatcattgaaaaaatcgAATGATGAGTTTGAAAGATgttgatttctttgttctaattcaaattttttcccttgtaattgattttcattaaatttttcaattttatttaataaatccTTATCATCATGTAATGTTTCTATCACTTTCAATTTCGCATCTGTCCTCTTAATTTCTCTtctaatatcatcatcttctttatgATTAATCATTATATGTAAGtttaatttatctaatatttcatttttcatagTTTTAAActtcaaattattcatgAAGGTGCTTGATCGTTTTTTCTCCTCTTGCATTTGTGTTGTTGTATCCTTGTTAGGAAGAATGGTTATTGATGAGGAAGCATTATAGTCAGTAACATCCAGTGGTTCATTTGCCATATTAGGATTGTTATGACCATAATCAGGATCATTCTCCCCACTTGATAGCCCCAAATCACCTGGGGATTTTGGTGTAGCTACTTGATAATAGTTTGGAGAGTTACTATTAGAAtccatatatttttttggtagttttgaatcattagtttttatcttctttagtTGTTGATTATTCCTTGAGTTTGaagttgaatttgattttgaattgttagtattatttgaatttgtcAATAtcgatgaagatgaggaaCTATTTTGATGAGAACCTTTCATTGTGCTATTCGAAAATAATGGTATTCTTgatatcttctttatttttatgtttgtcgtttattaaataaagaaggaCGAGGGAAGATTcgaaacaaaagaagatctcaatgaaaataaaagaataaatgaaaaaagaaataatagtGATATATACAGTTTGAGAATTTCCACTTTTGATCAACAGTCCATAGAACTTGTCTCAGGAACGATgagaaatttgaataatgtTAATGAATCTTGACGGTAAAAATAGTGGTATCCACGAATGATCCAGAATAAATTTGCTTATGTCCTTTTTCCTTTAGAATCTGCTGCCCGcttcttttgtttgttgtttattgttgtttttcGCCACCGACAGTTTCTTTGTATCcaagaaaaacaaagaatGCTCTCTGTGGTATGGTATCGTTCCCCATTTCAGAACCCGAAAATTcggaaaaaaaattgggaGATGTTTTCGTACGACATTTTGTCAGAGCCATCCCAGATGCAACTGAATGAATTCACGAAAATTCGGCACAGTATTTGAAGTGATGGGGCATGGAGGAAGGTAGAGAAAAAGTCCCAGAAAGCGGCTGAAAACTAAGCTCCTGAACCGCAATGGCAGGTTAACCCAAAAAACtgtaaaatatgatttGGATATAGTTTTGAATCTTGATTTTCTGACGAGAAGACTATAAGATTCTTATGAAATGTATGATTTTGTTGCTTCCTCTTATCTAgtataaaaatgataactaataaaagatataaagtAACGACTAAAATGTTTCTAATTCCAGCTCGACCCTTAGTccttttatatctttcaaaattattttatctaatcGCTTGCCTGTCATAGTTAGCTTAGATAATCAACGAGCTTATTTAATCATATTTCGTTCTGGaacatttgataatttgggGATCATATTGTATAATAGACGTACTCCTTAATCTTGTGTTACTCCTTATGTTATTCTGTTTCATTGTAATGCACTGTGTTACTAAAATAGGAGTAGGATAAAGATTGGATAGGACAATAATAGAATGGTAATAGAATGTGAATAGGGATAGGATAGAAATACAGGAGATAAAGTAAAGTTAGTAGTATCTTACTTACATTAGCTCCTAATTAGTTTCTCCACATAATTACGGcttatgataatgatgataaagtaataacttggtaagtcaaataaattactagaagttcatataatatctcGTTGAAGTCATGCATGCATAAACAAAATTCGTAATCATGAACACCGCTCTCAAAGTCCTTTCGATAGGTGCTCCGCAGGACACTCTAAATACTTGTAGGTTTGATTAGGAGAGGACCTAATCCAGAAGCCCTGAGTAAACAACTCAGCAAAACCATACAACTTAACCGACCCAATACATAACTCTTGTACGCATGGCCGGCCGAAACCGTAGACGTGGCtgcaatcaaaaacaaatcttaataataataagataacactTGCATGGCATTAgacttaattcaacaaacgatattcaattataattcaataaacgttATACAGCTACAAACATGTATGGTGCATAACATAGTTCGGGTCATTACTTCGAACCTGGTgaacttcataataataattcgCTCGGAAGCATCCTTTCTCATATTTTCTCTGATCCTGTAGTTGTAATTTTCCATCctaaaaattgattatgtTGTTATGAATTATAGTAAGAGCTAATTTTCCTTATAATGTGTGTAAAAAGGTTCGTCtttcttaaaaataaatataaaaaaatatataagtataaaaataatatcagaaAAAATAGGAATTGAAACTTCGAGTTATTGGTCTATTTATACCtttcttgatgatgaaacagaAACACGAAAATGTGACTTAACGCTGGCAGACACGATAATTCAACTATCGTGTCGCGTCGATGCCTGTAGTCTTACGCGTCTCTACCATTTTTGGTAATCATTAGTTCGTGTCCTTGTAGAAGACGATGTACCAAGCTTGATATCTGTATTCTTACCAtaggatattaatagtaccttattaaaatatcattccaGCATTTACCAGGTTCGGTAATCGTTTCGCGTCATATTAGAGGACATTGTACCAAACTTGATATCTACACATTTACCAtaggatattaatagtaatacTTACTACGAATATCGTTCCAGCATAATTCTTGACTTGCTTTTCTAAAACGACTCATAACATCATGACAGTAATtactcaaataataataaataaacatacttctttgTGAAACTTTGGCATGACGCCTAACAGTTCGTAATCCT
Above is a genomic segment from Naumovozyma dairenensis CBS 421 chromosome 6, complete genome containing:
- the AHC1 gene encoding Ahc1p (similar to Saccharomyces cerevisiae AHC1 (YOR023C); ancestral locus Anc_5.603), translated to MKGSHQNSSSSSSILTNSNNTNNSKSNSTSNSRNNQQLKKIKTNDSKLPKKYMDSNSNSPNYYQVATPKSPGDLGLSSGENDPDYGHNNPNMANEPLDVTDYNASSSITILPNKDTTTQMQEEKKRSSTFMNNLKFKTMKNEILDKLNLHIMINHKEDDDIRREIKRTDAKLKVIETLHDDKDLLNKIEKFNENQLQGKKFELEQRNQHLSNSSFDFFNDFVPRSSSGLSMSMSTANNNNNNNNNRPPLSTGTNVQSHPYHTRSKSHGKLLDLSLLEATPRSSSTSNTNLKSFGRNYTDNVIDGKGITPKNTAILNMKKKSTAPTTISSCSGMVGKNENNEAIFKRYDGILVIITCAICGRRGFTTAQGMVNHARSKHSKTFSNQPLAVLNNQTLLPNDQQDPSILKKFEELSMDPNIEYLPDSIALPFKINKNISNKSSKRSASSKINSSSKIGKKNKNKNCNNINDNTIDDNNNNNIDNNVNSLKIVETRMVPHLKNIYPDKDNNEPFDDLLQMVNNAHKDLDVILKQPEEKDDEDTEEKKEDEPPYIATPSDQLSKIPSSSNSIEDMTSLENLPNNSNIIQDPPSPPVVPVALQRKILRKRKHEEENKREKLENLLPRSATIDNDNDNDTNNNDTHNINKKLKIAPIVLTADRSSSSEIDENNIPQTSQTSHYNLRRKPKLRSYKA